The genomic segment ACAGAGCAGGGAAGGGGAATACTGGGCGTAATAGACGGATACAAAAGTAAGGGAACAGAATCAGAAGAGGATATTAAAGCCAGAAAGGAATTTCTCAGAAAGATTGGATATAAACTTTAGGTAAAATTTTAAAGAAAACTTGATGTTAACATTTAACCTCTATGAAAACATTCAAGTTTAGAATCGGAAACAAAACAAGACACAAGGTTAAGCTTCTCTCAAAATCGTTAATATTACTTTTGCTAGCCGCCACCTTAACATTAACACTTTTACATTTAGAATCTCCCCTCTTTAACACAAACGTAATAGCCTACTCGTCAGCATTCAATTTCCTATTCATCCTAACAATATTTCCGCTTAAGGGAAAATTCCTAAACAAGCTTCTAACACTCATCCTAGGCAACATTTTAAGCTTAATATGGAACGGCCTATACCCCACCCTTCTCTCGTCAACGCTCTTAGAAAACATTCTATTAAACAAGTTTCTTTCCTTCATAAACCCCATCTTTAACGCCTTGTGGGTAATATCAATTTGGAGCCTGGGGCTCTCGATGACTTCTTCACCTAAAACTTACGCAGGGAGAAGAACTTGATACTAGAAGCCCTATTTACCCTAATATCCGCCATTCTTCTCCTATATTCCGTAAGGCACGTAATATTTACCATAGTCGCCCTACGCGGAAGTAAAACGCCAAAAGAAAATGTATGTGAAGACTATCAGCCATCTGTAACCGTTTTAATCCCGGCGAGAAACGAGGAAAAAGTTATTGGAAGAATCCTAAAAAGAATGAGCGAATTAACCTATCCTAAAGAAAAACTGCAAATAATAGTCATAAATGACGGGTCAAGAGACAAAACAGGTGAAATTGTAGAAAAATTTTCTGAAAAACACGATAACATTGAAGTTATTCATAGAAGTCCTCTAAAAGGCGGAAAAGGAAAAGCTTCAGCTCTCAACGAAGGCATAAAACACGCGAAAGGAGACATAATCATATGTTTCGACGCCGACTATTACCCCCAAGTTGACATAATCGAGAAACTAGTTGCCCCTTTGGCCGATGAAAAAGTTGCAGCTGTTCAAGGTAGAATAGTAGTTATCAACGAGCCTGAAAACCTAATAACAAGACTTGTTGCTTTAGAAAGAGTTGGAGGCTACTGCATAGGGCAAAAGGCACGAGAAAATTTAGGGTTAATCTCACAGTTCGGCGGAACAGCTGGAGGTTTCAAAAGGAAAATAGTTGAAGAGTTAGGCGGCCTAAGCGAGGATATTCTAGCCGAAGATACCGACTTAACCTTTAAGCTTTTCTTGGCTGGTTACAGAGTCTGCTATGTGAATGAGGCTGAAAGCTATGAAGAAGCAGTTAACAGCTTTAATTCTTATTGGCGTCAGCGGCTTCGATGGGCAATTGGTCATATGCAATGCGCCTTAAAACATCTAATTCCAGTGATTAAAAGTAGAAAATTGAGTTTAAAACAAAAGATAGACGCAATTTTCCTACTTAACGTTTATTTTGTTCCAATTCTTATGGCGATTGCGTGGATAATAGGCGGAATTCTAGTTTTCAATGGGCCATCCGTTTTTGATATCGCCCTTTGGAGCTCTATTCCATTTTTGACATATGCAAGTGTAGGCAATTTTGCCCCATTTTTTGAGATAGGAATGGGCATGTACGCTGATCGAAGAGCTAAAGCATGTAAAATTCTACCATTACTTTTTCCGATGTTTCTTTACAATGTTGTGATATGCACTTTTGCGTTGATTAAACTATGTGTATACAAGCTTTTGAGAAGGAAAATCGGTTGGGATAAGACCCCTCATCATGGTAGAGAAACAGTTATAACTGAAAAATATAAGTAAAATCAAATCGAGTTCGGAGGCCGATTCCGATTTTAGAAAATCTTCAATCAGCAATATTCTTCACGCTTTCAATTATCGTATTTACCCTTACAGTATTGCTTCCAGCATTTCTAGAATTAAAAAGGCCAAGGGACGCCGGGCCAAGGATCATACCAAACACCTTTTCCAAGGGAGAAAGTTGGCATGAAAGACTATGCAATATAGAACCGTTTATCCCTGATTCTGTAGCAGAAGAAATACGCTGGGAAGACTACTGCATTATCTTTGGGTTAGAAAACCTAGAAAACATTGAGAATTTTTCTTTCTAACTTCTCAAGTCAAATTTTCACATGAGCTCTCCTGTTGTAAATTTTCGGTAATACCCACTTTAAATTTCTGAATTGATCGAAGAAAATACTGAGTGTGCCTGAAGCGTTTGAGTATAAAGAATAGAATATGTAACATAAATATGCACAATCTTTGCATTTACTGTACCTTTTTCTTAATTTTTCAAATTTCTGACTTTTCCATAATTTTGGAAGTTCAAAAATTGATGTTACAGGTTTTTTTAGATGGCAGCCAGCTACTCTTCCGTAATTGTCAATTACAAAGAAGTTCTTGAGAGCTTTACAGCTCCATATTCGCCTGTTATTCAGAAATAGTTCTCTTAAAGCCATCAAAGTTTTCTCGGTTATAAATACTCCGCGTTTTTCTCTTTTCAATTTTAGAAGTTCATCGAAAAGTTTTGCAGCAGCCAGTTTGTCTTTAAACTCGAATTCGCTGTCTTCCACTCCTATGCTGAAAAGCTGAGGACATGAAGGCTTGTCATAATAGTAGAGGCAGTACCATACTGGAATGCCTTTATCCACAAAATAGTTTGTTAAATCGATTATCTCATTAAGGTTTATTTGAGAAATAGTTGGTGAAACCCCTACGAGGATTCCTTCTTCTTTCAATCTCCTGATAGCGGTCATAGCGTTTTCCCAAGCTCCATGTACTCCC from the Candidatus Bathyarchaeota archaeon genome contains:
- a CDS encoding glycosyltransferase family 2 protein gives rise to the protein MILEALFTLISAILLLYSVRHVIFTIVALRGSKTPKENVCEDYQPSVTVLIPARNEEKVIGRILKRMSELTYPKEKLQIIVINDGSRDKTGEIVEKFSEKHDNIEVIHRSPLKGGKGKASALNEGIKHAKGDIIICFDADYYPQVDIIEKLVAPLADEKVAAVQGRIVVINEPENLITRLVALERVGGYCIGQKARENLGLISQFGGTAGGFKRKIVEELGGLSEDILAEDTDLTFKLFLAGYRVCYVNEAESYEEAVNSFNSYWRQRLRWAIGHMQCALKHLIPVIKSRKLSLKQKIDAIFLLNVYFVPILMAIAWIIGGILVFNGPSVFDIALWSSIPFLTYASVGNFAPFFEIGMGMYADRRAKACKILPLLFPMFLYNVVICTFALIKLCVYKLLRRKIGWDKTPHHGRETVITEKYK
- a CDS encoding radical SAM protein, producing the protein FVTTVYDNGSMALKKIDELRDADFVAISIDSLNPEKNDYIKGVHGAWENAMTAIRRLKEEGILVGVSPTISQINLNEIIDLTNYFVDKGIPVWYCLYYYDKPSCPQLFSIGVEDSEFEFKDKLAAAKLFDELLKLKREKRGVFITEKTLMALRELFLNNRRIWSCKALKNFFVIDNYGRVAGCHLKKPVTSIFELPKLWKSQKFEKLRKRYSKCKDCAYLCYIFYSLYSNASGTLSIFFDQFRNLKWVLPKIYNRRAHVKI